One genomic segment of Actinoplanes ianthinogenes includes these proteins:
- a CDS encoding DUF5317 family protein, giving the protein MSIHFLLLTAAPPLAGVALGYLSGGRLSGFRDLRIRALWLVWLAAGIQFAQHYTAGALRVPLLAAVFAVVLTWLAVNLRHWPAAIRLTGILIVLGASLNGLAIAANGRMPYDATAAAGAGIHAGAETTKNVAADGETRLARLGDTMPLKPLHTLISPGDILIAGGACALVLLTMRRHRRKEENHDPIPEPATPDPGHLHPGHPRDPALHDRRSGNRGQLTATHP; this is encoded by the coding sequence ATGTCGATACACTTCCTATTGTTGACGGCTGCGCCACCCCTCGCCGGGGTCGCACTGGGATACCTTTCCGGCGGTCGTCTCTCGGGTTTCCGAGACCTGCGGATCAGGGCGCTCTGGCTGGTCTGGCTGGCCGCCGGCATCCAGTTCGCTCAGCACTACACCGCCGGCGCACTCCGGGTGCCCCTGCTCGCCGCCGTCTTCGCCGTCGTGCTGACCTGGCTGGCCGTCAACCTGCGGCACTGGCCGGCGGCGATCCGCCTGACCGGCATCCTGATCGTCCTGGGCGCGTCACTCAACGGCCTTGCCATCGCCGCCAACGGCCGCATGCCCTACGACGCGACCGCGGCCGCCGGCGCCGGAATCCACGCCGGCGCCGAGACGACCAAGAACGTCGCGGCCGACGGGGAGACCCGCCTGGCCCGGCTCGGCGACACCATGCCGCTGAAACCGCTGCACACCCTCATCAGCCCCGGCGACATCCTGATCGCCGGAGGCGCCTGCGCGCTGGTCCTGCTCACGATGCGCCGGCACCGACGCAAGGAGGAAAACCATGACCCGATCCCTGAACCTGCGACGCCTGACCCTGGCCATCTTCACCCTGGCCACCCTCGCGACCCTGCTCTACACGATCGGCGCTCCGGTAACCGAGGGCAGCTGACCGCCACTCACCCCTGA
- a CDS encoding NPP1 family protein — protein MRRLARIGTVSALAAVFVAASATPALADPPHNLPQNAGGYEQSFSPAYDYDTDGCYATPAIGPDGTLNGGLKTTGAVNGSCRDRSDLDNSQTYARSKCNNGWCAIVYASYFEKDQAVAGSGLGGHRHDWEHVISWVNQSSNQVEYVTTTQHSSRVTYTRAQVRFDGSHPKVVYHKDGASTHFFRLANGNDEPPENHYHTWRYPPLVDWNGWPTLALRDKLMAADFGAATIKIKDGSFESLLGAAEPAGIPFDPYA, from the coding sequence ATGCGTCGTCTCGCCCGGATCGGGACCGTGTCCGCCCTCGCGGCGGTCTTCGTCGCGGCCTCCGCCACCCCAGCCCTCGCCGACCCGCCGCACAACCTCCCGCAGAACGCCGGCGGCTACGAGCAGTCCTTCTCCCCCGCCTACGACTACGACACCGACGGCTGTTACGCCACCCCCGCCATCGGCCCGGACGGCACGCTCAACGGCGGCCTCAAGACCACCGGCGCCGTCAACGGCAGCTGCCGCGACCGGTCCGACCTCGACAACTCGCAGACCTACGCCCGCTCGAAGTGCAACAACGGCTGGTGCGCGATCGTGTACGCCAGCTACTTCGAGAAGGACCAGGCCGTCGCCGGCAGCGGCCTCGGCGGCCACCGGCACGACTGGGAGCACGTCATCTCCTGGGTCAACCAGTCGTCGAACCAGGTCGAATACGTCACCACCACCCAGCACAGCTCGCGGGTGACCTACACCCGCGCGCAGGTGCGTTTCGACGGCAGCCATCCCAAGGTCGTCTATCACAAGGACGGCGCGTCCACGCACTTCTTCCGCCTCGCCAACGGCAACGACGAGCCGCCGGAGAACCATTACCACACCTGGCGTTACCCGCCCCTGGTCGACTGGAACGGCTGGCCCACCCTCGCCCTGCGCGACAAACTGATGGCCGCCGACTTCGGCGCGGCCACCATCAAGATCAAGGACGGCTCGTTCGAGTCCCTGCTCGGTGCCGCCGAACCCGCCGGAATCCCCTTCGATCCGTACGCCTGA
- a CDS encoding ABC transporter ATP-binding protein — protein sequence MIEVRDLTKTYGRVHAVQDVTFTASPGRVTGLVGLNGSGKSTTLRILLGLSRATRGAALINGKRYRDLRHPLRQVGAVLEQGLAHPGQTGYSHLVTQALLSGTSRDRVKELLDFVGLDAAASKRTGDYSLGMRQRLSVATALLGEPDVLVLDEAANGLDPAGMAWLRGVLRRHAADGGTVLISSHLLNDLEQVADDVVIIGQGRVLHTGRLDALIGGTRLRVRCGDPARLWAAFEHYGATVAADGQVLLVSGLTAENVGDLALHLQVPLYELVTETTHLEDVFLSLAEAP from the coding sequence ATGATCGAGGTCCGCGACCTGACCAAGACCTACGGCCGGGTGCACGCCGTCCAGGACGTCACCTTCACCGCCTCCCCCGGCCGGGTCACCGGCCTGGTCGGGCTCAACGGCTCCGGCAAGAGCACCACCCTGCGGATCCTGCTCGGCCTCAGCCGCGCCACCCGCGGCGCCGCGCTGATCAACGGCAAGCGTTACCGCGACCTGCGGCACCCGCTGCGGCAGGTGGGCGCGGTGCTCGAACAGGGCCTGGCCCATCCCGGGCAGACCGGGTACTCCCACCTGGTCACCCAGGCGCTGCTCAGCGGCACCTCCCGTGATCGGGTGAAGGAGCTGCTGGACTTCGTCGGGCTGGACGCGGCGGCGAGCAAGCGTACCGGCGACTACTCGCTGGGCATGCGGCAGCGGCTGTCGGTCGCGACGGCGCTGCTCGGCGAGCCGGACGTCCTGGTCCTCGACGAGGCCGCCAACGGCCTGGACCCGGCCGGCATGGCCTGGCTGCGCGGCGTGCTGCGCCGGCACGCCGCGGACGGCGGCACCGTGCTGATCTCCAGCCACCTGCTCAACGACCTGGAGCAGGTGGCCGACGACGTGGTGATCATCGGGCAGGGCCGGGTCCTGCACACCGGCCGGCTGGACGCGCTGATCGGCGGCACCCGCCTGCGGGTGCGCTGCGGCGACCCGGCGCGGCTGTGGGCGGCGTTCGAGCACTACGGCGCGACCGTCGCCGCGGACGGGCAGGTGCTGCTCGTCTCCGGGCTCACCGCCGAGAACGTCGGCGACCTCGCGCTGCACCTGCAGGTGCCGCTCTACGAGCTGGTCACCGAGACGACCCACCTCGAAGACGTCTTCCTGAGCCTGGCGGAGGCACCGTGA
- a CDS encoding MFS transporter, which translates to MGLLALALGYFAFGTSSLAPIGLSPSISADLGTTPARVGLLVSVFALTFAAAAPVAPGLLGRLDRRHMLLIGLAVMSAGGVLSAVATSYPMLAAARVVTALGAAAYAPQASAVGSLIVPPERRPRALAIVFGGMTAAAVLGVPLATFLGNLQGWRWALTVIAGLTVAALILVAITLPPVAAGAPPTVAAYRAVLRTPGAPPMVLTTLFFMAAQFTVYGVAAAYLADRFAATTGQTALILLAFGVLGVAGNAVAAFGGPRTITLTLSGLAVAFLGLTVAPARVGVAAGLFAFWAFFSQLYQAPQQSRLIALLPEHRAILLALNAAALYLGISLGSLLGGTLLPVAGARALTALALLPLACAVVAHVLSTLSEENVMSNDHSTLVRDYLEVVWNQGRTERAADYLAEDLIQHNPHLPDGRAPLVDYIEGARKQMPDLRFDVRRTIAEGDLVVAHSLFTAGDGGVAMAVVDIVRIADGVIAEHWDATETVPAATASGRPIL; encoded by the coding sequence ATGGGACTGCTCGCCCTGGCTCTCGGCTACTTCGCGTTCGGCACGTCGTCGCTCGCCCCGATCGGACTCAGCCCCTCGATCAGCGCCGACCTGGGCACCACCCCGGCCCGGGTCGGCCTGCTGGTCAGCGTCTTCGCCCTGACCTTCGCGGCCGCCGCGCCCGTCGCGCCGGGCCTGCTCGGCCGCCTCGACCGGCGGCACATGCTGCTGATCGGGCTGGCCGTGATGAGCGCCGGCGGGGTGCTCAGCGCGGTCGCCACGTCGTACCCGATGCTCGCCGCGGCCCGCGTGGTGACCGCCCTCGGCGCCGCCGCGTACGCGCCGCAGGCCTCGGCGGTCGGCTCACTGATCGTTCCCCCGGAGCGGCGACCGCGGGCGCTGGCGATCGTGTTCGGCGGGATGACCGCGGCCGCCGTGCTCGGCGTCCCGCTCGCCACCTTCCTCGGCAACCTCCAGGGCTGGCGCTGGGCGCTGACGGTCATCGCCGGGCTCACCGTCGCCGCCCTGATCCTGGTCGCGATCACCCTGCCGCCGGTCGCGGCCGGTGCACCACCCACGGTCGCCGCCTACCGCGCCGTGCTGCGCACGCCGGGCGCGCCGCCGATGGTGCTGACCACGCTGTTCTTCATGGCCGCGCAATTCACGGTGTACGGCGTCGCCGCGGCCTACCTCGCCGACCGGTTCGCCGCCACGACCGGGCAGACCGCGCTCATCCTGCTGGCCTTCGGCGTGCTCGGGGTGGCCGGCAACGCGGTCGCGGCGTTCGGCGGCCCGCGCACGATCACGCTCACCCTGAGCGGGCTGGCGGTCGCGTTCCTCGGGCTGACCGTCGCTCCGGCCCGGGTCGGCGTGGCCGCGGGGCTCTTCGCCTTCTGGGCCTTCTTCAGCCAGCTCTACCAGGCGCCGCAGCAGAGCCGCCTGATCGCCCTGCTGCCGGAGCACCGCGCGATCCTGCTGGCCCTCAACGCCGCCGCGCTGTACCTGGGCATCAGCCTCGGCAGCCTGCTCGGCGGCACCCTGCTGCCCGTCGCCGGCGCACGGGCGCTGACCGCGCTGGCCCTGCTCCCGCTCGCGTGCGCCGTCGTGGCGCACGTGCTGTCCACTCTCAGTGAGGAGAACGTCATGAGCAACGACCACAGCACCCTGGTCCGGGACTACCTGGAGGTCGTCTGGAACCAGGGCCGGACCGAGCGGGCCGCCGACTACCTGGCCGAGGACCTGATCCAGCACAACCCCCACCTGCCCGACGGCCGGGCGCCGCTCGTCGACTACATCGAGGGCGCCCGCAAGCAGATGCCGGACCTGCGCTTCGACGTGCGGCGCACCATCGCGGAGGGCGACCTGGTGGTCGCGCACAGCCTGTTCACGGCCGGCGACGGTGGCGTGGCCATGGCGGTCGTCGACATCGTGCGGATCGCCGACGGCGTGATCGCCGAGCACTGGGACGCGACCGAGACCGTGCCCGCGGCGACGGCGAGCGGCCGCCCCATCCTCTGA
- a CDS encoding TetR/AcrR family transcriptional regulator translates to MTGRPRNPAADEAIIRSTLTLAEQLGYRGVSIEAIAAHSGVAKQTIYRRYPSLGEVMLAALASFADQHLPHPDTGSLRDDLYQLLSATFAAQQQVSGELNRGLAAAAIQDATFATRLWERLIESRREVVRTMIGRARERGEVTHPDDDFLVDLVFGPMWYRLLFGREALDDGYARRLAEAVVAAA, encoded by the coding sequence ATGACTGGCCGTCCCCGCAACCCGGCGGCGGATGAGGCGATCATTCGCAGCACGCTGACCCTGGCCGAGCAGCTCGGTTACCGCGGCGTCAGCATCGAGGCGATCGCCGCGCACAGCGGGGTGGCCAAACAGACGATCTACCGCCGTTACCCGAGCCTCGGCGAGGTGATGCTGGCCGCGCTGGCCTCGTTCGCCGACCAGCACCTGCCGCACCCGGACACCGGCTCGCTGCGCGACGACCTCTACCAGCTGCTGTCCGCCACCTTCGCGGCGCAACAGCAGGTCAGCGGGGAGCTGAACCGGGGCCTGGCCGCCGCGGCGATCCAGGACGCGACGTTCGCGACCAGGCTGTGGGAGCGCCTGATCGAGAGTCGGCGCGAGGTGGTCCGCACGATGATCGGCCGCGCGCGGGAGCGCGGCGAGGTCACCCACCCCGACGACGATTTCCTGGTCGACCTGGTCTTCGGCCCGATGTGGTACCGGTTGCTGTTCGGTCGCGAGGCCCTCGACGACGGCTACGCCCGGCGGCTGGCCGAGGCCGTGGTGGCCGCCGCGTGA
- a CDS encoding GGDEF domain-containing protein: MQRRPLLRLSGALLGVFVVWLAVTAIHPIGPMILLWLPIPAGGVVLTAVYWRTSRDSRLPAPTQRFWRHLTAVAVLVTAGSSSQVVEVLDNPAGGGLQTNPVMVAFNGTAVLLIVYALARLPMNRQTPGELVRIMLDAGTVMLAAGVFMWRFQTRPMLGHEDTATVLGSLGLTAVALVAVFAVVKVMLSGYTFIDTKGLRLLILAMVVGTVAPPVQTALESFGARTFPMQLGLPAMFFLAAWAGEQQRVAPAGEASRRGRRHTYYSLLPYAAVVAVDGLLLYVSWVTRTNDRVVVGAAVLLTTLVVLRQITAFRDNGRLLDQLHHVATHDALTQLPNRAYFSTRLQEATSGAGARPVAVVLIDLDDFKEVNDTLGHEVGDLLLVEVAQRLKGCVDGDGLVARLGGDEFVAVLDGSAPHAADLTAARIAEALRTPAVAAGHELPIRASIGIADGHCGDEPSVLLRHADIAMYAAKDLPGTAHLHYHPAMTGTGSRTHQPGPAVTEPVKLRV, encoded by the coding sequence GTGCAACGACGGCCGCTGCTCCGCCTGTCCGGCGCCCTGCTGGGCGTCTTCGTCGTCTGGCTCGCCGTCACCGCGATCCACCCGATCGGCCCGATGATCCTGCTCTGGCTGCCGATCCCGGCCGGCGGCGTGGTGCTCACCGCGGTCTACTGGCGTACCTCCCGCGACTCCCGCCTGCCCGCACCCACCCAGCGCTTCTGGCGGCACCTCACCGCCGTCGCCGTGCTGGTCACGGCGGGCAGCTCGTCGCAGGTGGTGGAGGTGCTGGACAACCCGGCCGGCGGCGGCCTGCAGACCAACCCGGTCATGGTCGCCTTCAACGGCACCGCGGTGCTGCTCATCGTCTACGCCCTCGCCCGCCTGCCGATGAACCGGCAGACACCCGGCGAACTGGTCCGGATCATGCTGGACGCCGGCACCGTGATGCTGGCCGCCGGGGTGTTCATGTGGCGCTTCCAGACCCGGCCGATGCTCGGCCACGAGGACACCGCCACGGTGCTCGGCTCGCTGGGGCTCACCGCGGTCGCGCTGGTGGCGGTGTTCGCGGTGGTGAAGGTGATGCTCTCCGGCTACACCTTCATCGACACCAAGGGCCTGCGGCTGCTGATCCTCGCGATGGTCGTGGGCACGGTCGCCCCGCCAGTGCAGACCGCCCTGGAGAGCTTCGGCGCCCGCACGTTCCCGATGCAGCTCGGCCTGCCCGCGATGTTCTTCCTCGCCGCCTGGGCCGGAGAGCAGCAGCGCGTCGCCCCCGCCGGCGAGGCGTCCCGGCGCGGTCGCCGGCACACCTATTACAGCCTTCTTCCGTACGCCGCCGTGGTCGCGGTCGACGGCCTGCTCCTGTACGTCTCCTGGGTGACCAGGACCAACGACCGGGTGGTGGTCGGCGCCGCCGTGCTGCTCACCACGCTCGTGGTGCTGCGCCAGATCACCGCGTTCCGCGACAACGGGCGGCTGCTCGACCAGCTCCACCACGTCGCCACCCACGACGCGCTGACCCAGCTGCCGAACCGGGCGTACTTCAGCACCCGCCTCCAGGAGGCGACCAGCGGCGCCGGCGCCCGGCCGGTGGCGGTCGTGCTGATCGACCTGGACGACTTCAAGGAGGTCAACGACACGCTCGGGCACGAGGTCGGTGACCTGCTGCTGGTCGAGGTGGCGCAGCGGCTGAAGGGGTGCGTGGACGGGGACGGGCTGGTGGCCCGGCTCGGCGGGGACGAGTTCGTGGCGGTGCTGGACGGTTCGGCCCCGCACGCCGCGGATCTGACCGCGGCACGGATCGCCGAGGCGCTGCGGACACCGGCGGTGGCGGCCGGGCACGAGCTGCCGATCCGGGCCAGCATCGGCATCGCGGACGGCCATTGCGGCGACGAGCCGAGCGTCCTGTTGCGCCATGCGGACATCGCCATGTATGCCGCCAAGGACCTGCCGGGAACCGCCCACCTGCACTATCACCCGGCGATGACGGGCACCGGCTCGCGCACCCACCAGCCCGGTCCCGCCGTCACCGAACCCGTCAAGCTCCGCGTCTGA
- a CDS encoding hemerythrin domain-containing protein yields the protein MSATSTPYTQEMILIHRVFRREASQLQQYVGAVRPGDVARARQLAGVLREYIGGLHHHHSGEDELIWPLLHERARIHDDLVRLMEEQHEALDGTLGEIERVLPGWEAAAAEAERDALVAALAEHQRVLHRHLGDEETLVMPLVEEYLTLPEWERVGKNGLEGMPKEKVFLALGAILEDASAAERAEFMKKVPLAGRIAWKLIGQRQYRTWRASVRGSSS from the coding sequence GTGTCCGCCACCAGTACGCCGTACACCCAGGAAATGATTCTGATCCACCGGGTGTTCCGGCGCGAAGCCAGTCAGTTGCAGCAGTACGTCGGGGCGGTGCGTCCGGGGGACGTCGCGCGCGCCCGGCAGTTGGCCGGGGTGCTGCGGGAGTACATCGGCGGGCTGCACCACCACCACAGCGGTGAGGACGAGCTGATCTGGCCGCTGCTGCACGAGCGGGCCCGGATCCACGACGATCTGGTCCGCCTGATGGAGGAGCAGCACGAGGCTCTGGACGGGACGCTCGGGGAGATCGAGCGGGTGCTGCCGGGGTGGGAGGCCGCGGCGGCGGAGGCGGAGCGGGATGCGCTGGTGGCGGCCCTGGCGGAGCATCAGCGGGTGCTGCACCGGCACCTCGGTGACGAGGAGACGCTGGTGATGCCGCTGGTGGAGGAGTACCTGACCCTGCCGGAGTGGGAGCGGGTCGGCAAGAACGGGCTGGAAGGGATGCCGAAGGAGAAGGTGTTCCTGGCACTCGGGGCGATCCTGGAGGACGCGTCGGCGGCGGAGCGGGCCGAGTTCATGAAGAAGGTGCCGCTGGCGGGGCGGATCGCCTGGAAGCTGATCGGGCAGCGGCAGTATCGCACCTGGCGGGCGTCGGTGCGGGGCTCATCCAGCTGA
- a CDS encoding AfsR/SARP family transcriptional regulator, whose translation MLTCRVLGPVELEVDGVAVHLGGLLPRRLVTVLAAANGRPVTEDALVDLLWGDEPPANPRSSLFAYVSRLRRALGREALVRTDDGYRLRVDESDADRFAAAVDHGRELLKDGRAAEAVPVFDRALAAWRGEPFAELAGDAVPARARLGELRLVAVEERLAARLTAGDAAGSVGELEEAVRAEPYRERRWELLILAHYRSGRQADALAALRRVRDLLAEDLGLDPGPALQDLERRLLLQDPRLLLAARPARTARPLTTFLGRDAELAALGTLTAAHRLITLVGPGGAGKTRLALEYAADRAWFVRLADAAAPVPAVAAALRLRGSTLDTVTAALADQPGLLLLDNCEHLVEPVAELALHLLAHCPGLRILVTSREPLGVSGERLLPVDPLPPTAAVALLTDRIAAQRLGWQPDAGDSAHLARIAAALDGIPLALELAAARARLLSLGDLSGLLRDRFPALGPVPRGEITPHQTLEAAVAWSVDLLPAADRALLLRLWPYEDGFPLSAAESDLDRLSALVTRSVVAADTGVTPTRYRLLEIIRGYCRAHDPDPAGSRAAHAAWTRDLVARWVPELAGEHSPHAMRVLHRDLANVHAGIEHDLAAAPEAALRTASLLPWFWFRGGHVAVGLRLLDAALAAAPHAPAVDRARALAGGAMVRFIGGDLPGALDWLRQAGEVLPDPGDREQQVVRAQMLYYDSVVHHAIEDFATAERRARDSIAVSRACGERWSVAAAEVCLGFALTGLGRLDEAHAVLDRAIAEAQARGYGWSAALGEMALGWLGLVGVTSRGGGSPLDPEAALAAIRRSLWLFRAADDLGNALTCLHMGALALALAGRVDTAAVLLTAVRGYSVRRGIDPNLVSPALTAAIEATMQDAGWEAAARAAQDLSEQEMIDLLV comes from the coding sequence GTGCTGACGTGCAGGGTCCTGGGGCCGGTCGAGCTCGAGGTGGACGGCGTCGCTGTCCACCTCGGCGGGCTGCTCCCCCGGCGGCTGGTCACGGTCCTGGCCGCGGCGAACGGGCGGCCGGTCACCGAGGACGCCCTGGTCGATCTGCTGTGGGGTGACGAGCCGCCGGCGAACCCGCGCAGTTCACTGTTCGCCTACGTGTCCCGGCTGCGTCGCGCGCTCGGCAGGGAGGCGCTGGTCCGGACCGACGACGGCTATCGGCTGCGGGTCGACGAGAGCGACGCGGACCGGTTCGCCGCCGCCGTCGACCACGGGCGGGAGCTGCTGAAGGACGGGCGCGCGGCGGAGGCGGTCCCGGTGTTCGACCGGGCCCTCGCGGCGTGGCGCGGGGAACCCTTCGCCGAGCTGGCCGGGGATGCGGTGCCGGCCCGGGCGAGACTGGGCGAGTTGCGCCTGGTCGCGGTCGAGGAGCGGCTGGCGGCGCGGCTCACCGCCGGTGACGCGGCCGGCTCGGTCGGCGAGCTGGAGGAGGCGGTGCGGGCCGAGCCCTATCGGGAACGCCGGTGGGAACTGCTCATCCTGGCCCATTACCGCAGTGGGCGGCAGGCCGACGCGCTGGCCGCGCTGCGCCGGGTCCGTGACCTGCTCGCCGAGGATCTGGGTCTCGATCCCGGCCCGGCGTTGCAGGATCTGGAGCGCCGGCTGCTGCTCCAGGATCCGCGGCTGCTGCTGGCGGCCCGGCCGGCGCGGACCGCCCGGCCGCTGACGACATTCCTCGGCCGCGACGCCGAACTCGCCGCCCTCGGCACACTGACCGCGGCGCACCGCCTGATCACGCTGGTCGGCCCCGGCGGGGCCGGGAAGACCCGGCTGGCTCTCGAATACGCCGCGGACCGCGCCTGGTTCGTCCGGCTGGCCGACGCGGCCGCGCCGGTTCCGGCCGTCGCCGCGGCGCTGCGCCTGCGCGGGTCGACCCTGGACACGGTGACCGCCGCCCTGGCCGATCAGCCGGGCCTGCTCCTGCTGGACAACTGCGAACACCTGGTGGAGCCGGTCGCCGAGCTCGCCCTGCACCTGCTGGCGCACTGCCCGGGCCTGCGGATCCTGGTCACCAGCCGGGAGCCGCTCGGCGTCAGCGGCGAACGCCTGCTGCCGGTCGATCCGCTGCCGCCGACCGCGGCGGTCGCGCTGCTCACCGACCGGATCGCGGCCCAGCGGCTGGGCTGGCAGCCGGACGCCGGCGACAGCGCGCACCTGGCTCGCATCGCCGCCGCCCTCGACGGCATCCCGCTCGCCCTCGAACTGGCCGCGGCGCGGGCCCGGCTGCTGAGCCTCGGTGACCTCAGTGGGCTGCTGCGCGACCGGTTCCCGGCGCTCGGGCCGGTCCCCCGCGGCGAGATCACCCCGCACCAGACCCTGGAGGCGGCGGTCGCCTGGAGCGTGGACCTGCTCCCGGCCGCCGACCGGGCGCTGCTGCTGCGGCTGTGGCCCTACGAGGACGGCTTCCCGCTGAGCGCCGCCGAGTCGGACCTCGACCGGCTGTCCGCACTGGTCACCCGCTCGGTGGTGGCGGCCGACACCGGGGTGACGCCGACCCGGTACCGGCTGCTGGAGATCATCCGGGGGTACTGCCGGGCGCACGACCCGGATCCGGCCGGCAGCCGCGCGGCGCACGCCGCCTGGACGCGGGACCTCGTCGCCCGGTGGGTTCCCGAACTGGCCGGCGAACACTCGCCGCACGCGATGCGGGTACTGCACCGCGATCTGGCCAACGTGCACGCCGGCATCGAGCACGACCTTGCCGCCGCGCCCGAGGCGGCGCTGCGGACCGCCTCGCTGCTGCCGTGGTTCTGGTTCCGGGGCGGGCATGTGGCGGTGGGGCTGCGGCTGCTGGACGCCGCGCTGGCCGCGGCGCCGCACGCGCCGGCCGTCGACCGGGCGCGGGCCCTCGCGGGTGGGGCGATGGTGCGGTTCATCGGCGGTGACCTGCCGGGCGCGCTGGACTGGCTGCGGCAGGCGGGCGAGGTGCTGCCGGACCCGGGTGACCGGGAGCAGCAGGTGGTGCGGGCGCAGATGCTCTACTACGACTCGGTGGTGCACCACGCGATCGAGGACTTCGCGACGGCGGAGCGGCGGGCCCGGGACTCGATCGCGGTCTCCCGAGCCTGCGGGGAACGCTGGAGCGTCGCGGCGGCGGAGGTGTGCCTCGGGTTCGCGCTGACCGGGCTGGGGCGTTTGGACGAGGCGCACGCGGTGCTGGACCGGGCGATCGCGGAGGCGCAGGCGCGAGGGTACGGGTGGTCCGCGGCGCTCGGGGAGATGGCGCTGGGCTGGCTCGGCCTGGTCGGGGTCACCTCGCGGGGCGGTGGGTCGCCGCTCGATCCGGAGGCCGCGCTGGCGGCGATCCGGCGGTCACTCTGGTTGTTCCGCGCCGCCGACGACCTGGGGAACGCGCTGACCTGCCTGCACATGGGTGCGCTGGCGCTGGCGCTGGCCGGGCGGGTGGACACGGCGGCGGTGCTGCTGACGGCGGTGCGCGGGTACTCGGTGCGGCGCGGCATCGATCCGAACCTGGTGAGCCCGGCGCTGACCGCCGCGATCGAGGCGACCATGCAGGACGCCGGCTGGGAGGCCGCCGCCCGGGCCGCCCAGGATCTCAGCGAGCAGGAGATGATCGACCTGCTCGTTTGA